Within Deltaproteobacteria bacterium, the genomic segment GAAATAAGAAAAATAAGGTTTCGTTGGACAAGGAGGGTTTACGCTGGATGGGCCCTGTGCATCCCAGACCTGGGATGCGCTTGGATGAGGATCTAAAAAAGGCCATGGAAAAATTGCGCCGCATTGATGAAATGGTCAAAAAATTCCCGGGAATCGATTGCGGGGCTTGCGGATGTCCCAGTTGTTTAGTTTTTGCCGAGGATGTGGTTCAAGGCCATGCCCGGGGAAAAGAATGCCTCTATGTGATGAAAACGAAAGTTCAAAATTCCAAGCACAAAATTCAAAAATAGAGGTTATCCGCTCCAGGTTAGAAAAAATTGTAGATGGCAGATTGAAAAATCAAAATTATAAATCATCAATCTAAAACCTTAAATCCGAAATCAGAGCAATTTTGAATTTCAATATTCGAAATTCGGATTTTCAATTTTAAAACGGGTGATTAATCAATGAAACTAAAAGATTTAGCAGGACATTTGGAGTGGGAACTCATGACCCGGAACGTACCGGTAGAAGCCGAGGTCAAAACCGGGTATGCCTCCGATCTTTTGAGCGATGTCTTAGCCAATTCCATTGAAGGAGACCTGTGGGTGACCCGGCAGACGCATCTAAACATTGTAGCCATCGCGGTAATGCGCGACCTTTCGGGGATACTCCTGGCCAATGGGGCGAAGCCAGATCCGGACACGATCGAGAAGGCCGTGGAAAAGATGGTCCCTATCTTCCGCACCCACCTGCCAACTTTCGAAGTGGTAGGTCGGCTTTATCAGCTGAGAATTTCTGGAGAGCGTTAAAAGATGCAAGACCTCTCCATGCATATTTTGGATATCGTCCAGAATTCCCTGGCTGCGGGGGCAACACGAGTCGATATCAGGATCCGCGAGGCTTTGGCGGAAGATCTTTTGATGATCGAAGTGAGAGACAACGGCCGGGGAATCTCTCAGGAGGTTTTGTCGCGAGTGATGGATCCCTTCTTCACTTCACGAACAACCCGGGAAGTTGGTTTAGGCCTTTCCTTGTTCAAGGAGGCTACCGAGCGTACGGGGGGGTATCTGGAGGTCCATTCCGAAGAAGGGAAGGGAACGTGGGTAATTGCCCGGTTTCGTCTTGATCATTTTGACCGGGCTCCACTGGGTGATATGGGGGAAACCCTGGGCGTTCTCATCTCCGGCAACCCGGAGGTGGACTTCTTTTATGAACATCGGGTGGATGGTCAAATTTACTTCCTGGAGACCCGGGAGATGCGAGAGATTCTCGGGCCAGTCGGCCTGGATGACCCGTCGGTATTAGATTTTGTGCGGCAGGGTATTCAGATCGGATTGAAAAAGATTGGGGCGGCTACCTTTCCCAAAGTTATGGAGGTGTTGAGGTGAACGTCGAAGAACTGAAAAAAATCAGAGAAAAAACCCAAAGGGAGATGGACCTCCGCAATGGCGAGAAGGCCATCAAAGTGGTGGTAGGTATGGGAACCTGCGGCATCGCTGCGGGAGCCCGTCCCGTCATGGCAGCGATCAAGGATGAATTGGCCCGGCAGAATGCTCAAAACATAACCGTGATCCAGAGCGGGTGTGCCGGATTCTGCGAACAAGAACCCCTAATGGATATTTTTCGATCCCGGGGAAAAAAGGTGACTTACGGTAAGGTCAGTCCTGATAAGGCTCGGAAGATCGTGGTGGAACACATCTTAGGCGGACGGGTGGTGAATGAGTTCGTCTTCGCTCAGGAGAAATGAATTTCAGCCCCAGAGGGCACAGAGAACACAGAAAAAGAAATTCTAAGCAAGAAAACATAGATTCCCAATAAAACGAAATCAGCCAAATTCAAAGATTAATTAGATTCAGGATTGCGGCATTGGGATTTTGATTAGTAAGTCATAAATACCCCGCAGCTTGCTGCGGGGAACCAATGGCTGGGTTTCCAAAGGGGCGCCGCATCCCTTTGGTCGAGGGCGGGGTTAATGCCCCGCCCGAGAATGCGAGCGTGCAAGGTGGCCGAAGGTCACCTTGCCGCGAGTTTACTTTTTCCATTTTTCGACATTCTGCTTTAGATTTGAATAATTCTCTGAGTTCTCTGTGGCAAAAGTATTTCATATTGAAAAAAATTCGGGAAGAGACGGCCAAACGTTTGTTGGAGATTGAAGGGGGGAAGAGGGACCTTTTCTTTTAAAAAACAGTTCGGAGTTATTCGTTCAGAGGTCGGAGAAAAAGCATGATTTCATAATCAAGACTCCGAACTCCAAACACCGAACTCCGAACTTTGATTTTTTATGGTTCGTCAAGAATTTTTGCACACGATTAGAGCCGGAGTGGAGGGGAATGAACTTTCCTTCAAGGGAATCCTTCTTCTCCTCTCTTCCAAAGAGCGGGAAGAAAATGAGCTCCTTTGGGCGGCGGCTGACTGGGTCCGGCAGAATTGGGTTGGTGATGAAATCCACCTTCGGGGGATCGTGGAATTTTCCAACTTCTGCGTCCAGAATTGCTTGTATCGTGGCCTTCGCCGGGATAACCATAGACTTGTTCGTTACCGGATGTCCACTGCAGAGATTGTGCAGGCTGCGAAAAAGGCCCGGTCTCAGGGATTGCAAACAATTGTTTTGCAATCAGGAGAGGACCCCTGGTTTACCCGGGATCGTCTATCAGACCTGATCCGCGATATCAAAGAGCAAACAAACCTAAGCATCACCCTTGCCGTCGGAGAAAGGAGGTATGCCGATTACTATGCCTGGAAAAAGGCTGGCGCGGACCGCTATCTCTTAAAACACGAGACCGCTTCGACCGACCTCTTCAAGACTCTTCGGGCAGGTCACAAATTAGCCAAGAGATTGAAGGCCTTGCGCTGGCTCTGCAGGAGTTAGAATACGAAGTGGGTTCAGGGAACATGGTGGGACTTCCAGGACAAACCGATGAAGACCTGGCTGCAGACATCCAGCTTTTCAGAGAATTGGACTTTGATATGATCGGCATTGGTCCTTTTATTGCTCACCCACAAACGCCCTTGGCCGCGGCGGGCGATGGAGAGTTGGAGAAAGCCTTGAAGGTATTAGCCATTACTCGGATCATTACGAAAGACACCAATCTACCAGCAACAACCGCCATGGGCGTTCTAAAGAGTGAAGGTCAGCGAAAGGCTTTACTGGTTTTTTCCTTCCCCTAATTAAACGATTCCTTAGCTAAAACCATAATAATCAGGGTTGAAGGGATCCAGTGTGCAGGTTGAAAAGTTGAAAACTGGATAATTTTTTAAACCCTTGAACCCTTGGATCCTTTAACCCTGAAACCCATTTTTCGCTGTTTTGGAAATCCCTTGACTTTTTTATCGAAATTTATCATTATATTTATGGATAAGCGCCCATAAAAAGATTGCGGGAAAAAATATTAAAATGACCAAAGAAATTGATACGCTTGGAGTTTTGGAGGAAAAGATTACCCAGTTGGTGGAAGCCTATGCCTCTCTGAAAACTGAGAAAACAGCCTTGGCCGAAAAACTGGGACAAAAGGAAACGGAGTTAAAAGGACTGAGGGAGAAAGTTGTGTTTTTTTCCGAAGAACGGGAGACGGCTAAAAAAAAGGTAGAAAATTTACTGAACCGGATTGACCACATTATCTCCCCCAGCAAGCAGGCTTGAGATGATGAAAAACGCAATTCGTTTGGAAATTTTAGGGCGGGAATATACCGTAAAGAGCGATGAAGGGGAAGAGCGGGTTAAAAAAATTGGCGAATACGTTAATCAAAAAATCCAGGAAATTACTGAAGGCGCTAAAACGATTTCGACCTTGAACGCGACTATTTTGGCTGCCCTGAATATCGCCAATGATTACTTTGAAGTGTTGGAAAAGCAAAGTGAGTTTACTCGGACGGTCCAAGATAAATCGGGTCGGTTGATTGAAATGATTCATTCAGCAATCAAGGAGGATTGAGTACTTTTTCCCCTGCAATGTTGGTGAAGATGCGATATTCTTTGAGCCAACAGAAAAAAAGGGGAGCTGTCTCTTATTGTGGCTGGCCTGTCCTAATTCCGCAGGAGTATAGGAACGCCAAAAGCAATAATATGGCACCCACCTAGAAAACCTAGGTTCAAAAGGAAAGCATCCCACGGCATTTGCGGGGGGATATTTAAAAGCGAGCAGGGGGAGATTTTTGAAGGAAAACAGGCTTTGATCATTCCAAATAAATTCATGGAAAATGGACAAGAAGATCTTTTCCCCGAAGGGAAAAGATTATGCATTTTATTTATTTAGGTTGCCGAGAGATTTTAGAGATTTGGAAATCGCTTGAGCCTGGCTTTCTTCCTTTTTCCCTTCCCAAAAATTTATCAAACATCAAAACAAGATTTTTTTGTGGGATAATCTGGTGAAGAAATACCCGGGTCATCCCTTTGAGGAAAGAGAGTTTCGATTGTGGACTTTTATCCAGTGATAGGGGGGGCGCTGGCCGTTTTACTCATCGGCCTTGGTGCCGGTTTCCTCCTCCATAAAAAGGTAACAGCTGCTCGGTCTCGTTTAGCCGAACAAAGGGCGAAAGAGGCAGTCGAGGAAGCCAGGAAAAAAGCCGAAACCATTCGGAAAGAAGCCGAAATCCAGGCGAAAGATCATTTCTTCCGATCCCGGGCAGAGTTGGAAACAGAGGCCAAGGAGCGGCGGCAAGAACTCCATAACATGGAGAAGCGGTTGCTCCAGAAAGAAGAGAATTTGGAAAAGAGGGTCGACCTTCTCGACCAAAAAGAAGCTGCTCTTTCCAAACGAGAAAAGGCCATGCTTCAGCAAGAAAAGATCATCAACGAAAAGGAAAAGAAATATTCCGCTATGATCGAAGAGCAACGACAGATGCTGGAGCGTATTGCGGAAGTGTCTACTGAAGAAGCCAAAGAGCGCTTGATGAAGCTTGTAGAGAGCGAAATGCGGCATGAATCGGCCAAACTTATCAAAAAAATCGAAGATGAAACCCAAAGTTTGGCAGACAAGAGGGCGAAGGAAATCATCACTTCGGCCATTCAACGCTATGCTGCGGATTATGTCGCCGCGGAGACTGTTACCGTGGTCAACCTCCCCAATGAAGAAATGAAAGGGCGGATTATCGGCAGAGAAGGAAGGAATATCCGAGCATTGGAGGCGGCTACTGGGGTTGACTTGATCATCGATGATACTCCCGAAGCCGTGATCATTTCAGGCTTCAACCCCATTCGCCGCGAAATAGCCCGCATCACCCTCGAACGCTTAATCACAGATGGCCGCATCCATCCGGGGCGGATTGAGGAAATCGTGGCCAAAGCAGAGCAAGAGATTGAGCAGGAAATTCGGGAGAGCGGAGAACGAGCGACTTTTGATGTTGGAGTCCA encodes:
- a CDS encoding ATP-binding protein — its product is MQDLSMHILDIVQNSLAAGATRVDIRIREALAEDLLMIEVRDNGRGISQEVLSRVMDPFFTSRTTREVGLGLSLFKEATERTGGYLEVHSEEGKGTWVIARFRLDHFDRAPLGDMGETLGVLISGNPEVDFFYEHRVDGQIYFLETREMREILGPVGLDDPSVLDFVRQGIQIGLKKIGAATFPKVMEVLR
- a CDS encoding DRTGG domain-containing protein, producing the protein MKLKDLAGHLEWELMTRNVPVEAEVKTGYASDLLSDVLANSIEGDLWVTRQTHLNIVAIAVMRDLSGILLANGAKPDPDTIEKAVEKMVPIFRTHLPTFEVVGRLYQLRISGER
- a CDS encoding (2Fe-2S) ferredoxin domain-containing protein is translated as MNVEELKKIREKTQREMDLRNGEKAIKVVVGMGTCGIAAGARPVMAAIKDELARQNAQNITVIQSGCAGFCEQEPLMDIFRSRGKKVTYGKVSPDKARKIVVEHILGGRVVNEFVFAQEK
- the zapB gene encoding cell division protein ZapB, with product MTKEIDTLGVLEEKITQLVEAYASLKTEKTALAEKLGQKETELKGLREKVVFFSEERETAKKKVENLLNRIDHIISPSKQA
- the rny gene encoding ribonuclease Y, producing MGGALAVLLIGLGAGFLLHKKVTAARSRLAEQRAKEAVEEARKKAETIRKEAEIQAKDHFFRSRAELETEAKERRQELHNMEKRLLQKEENLEKRVDLLDQKEAALSKREKAMLQQEKIINEKEKKYSAMIEEQRQMLERIAEVSTEEAKERLMKLVESEMRHESAKLIKKIEDETQSLADKRAKEIITSAIQRYAADYVAAETVTVVNLPNEEMKGRIIGREGRNIRALEAATGVDLIIDDTPEAVIISGFNPIRREIARITLERLITDGRIHPGRIEEIVAKAEQEIEQEIRESGERATFDVGVHGIHPELIKMLGKLKFRTSFAQNVFQHSLEVSFLAGAMASELGVNIKQAKRAGLLHDIGKAIDHEVEGSHALIGADLAKKYGEAHNIIHAIAAHHDDEKPQNIIAILIQAADALSAARPGARREMLETYVKRLEDLERIAYSFPGISKAYAIQAGREIRVIVENEEISDADACMLSRDIARKIENELSYPGQIKVTVIREIRAVEYAK
- a CDS encoding cell division protein ZapA; this translates as MTTLSPPASRLEMMKNAIRLEILGREYTVKSDEGEERVKKIGEYVNQKIQEITEGAKTISTLNATILAALNIANDYFEVLEKQSEFTRTVQDKSGRLIEMIHSAIKED